In one Leptospiraceae bacterium genomic region, the following are encoded:
- a CDS encoding DUF86 domain-containing protein, with translation MRNEKLSDIDRLKHILDNTKVIQIFVKGLSKQDFLNDLKTKYACAKALQDIGEAAARISDKMRIEYNNIDWRSIVGVRNIITHEYFGIDYQVVWNIITDDIPVLENQIKEILNSLLL, from the coding sequence ATGAGAAATGAAAAACTTTCAGATATAGATAGGCTAAAACATATTTTAGATAATACTAAAGTTATACAAATATTTGTAAAAGGACTGAGTAAGCAAGATTTTCTGAATGATTTAAAAACAAAATATGCTTGTGCAAAAGCTTTACAGGATATCGGAGAAGCAGCTGCAAGAATTTCAGATAAAATGAGAATAGAATACAATAATATTGATTGGAGAAGTATTGTCGGTGTTCGAAATATCATAACTCATGAGTACTTTGGTATTGATTATCAGGTTGTTTGGAATATCATAACAGATGATATTCCAGTTTTAGAAAACCAGATTAAAGAAATCTTAAACTCTCTTCTTTTATAA
- a CDS encoding nucleotidyltransferase domain-containing protein, which yields MISIEDVKEKMFAYAADKPIKKVYLFGSYARNEMDHESDLDILLELEPEQKVGLLFSRMILDIKEMFPIEVDVISSGALYDNHNETLDFANRIEKDKILIYEK from the coding sequence ATGATTTCTATAGAAGATGTAAAAGAGAAAATGTTTGCTTATGCAGCAGATAAACCTATAAAAAAAGTTTATTTATTCGGTTCTTATGCAAGAAATGAAATGGATCATGAAAGTGATCTGGATATACTTTTAGAATTAGAACCTGAGCAAAAAGTGGGGCTTTTGTTTTCAAGAATGATTTTGGATATTAAAGAAATGTTTCCCATAGAAGTAGATGTCATTTCCAGCGGTGCATTATACGACAATCATAATGAAACACTTGATTTTGCTAATAGAATAGAAAAGGATAAGATTCTAATATATGAGAAATGA